From one Bacteroides eggerthii genomic stretch:
- a CDS encoding aminoacyl-histidine dipeptidase, whose protein sequence is MEKKDLKPAGVFHYFEEICQVPRPSKKEEKIIAFLKAFGEKHKLETKVDEAGNVLIKKPATPGMENRKTVVLQSHVDMVCEKNNDVEHDFLTDPIETEIDGEWLKAKGTTLGADNGIGVATELAILADDSIEHGPIECLFTVDEETGLTGAFALQEGFMSGDILLNLDSEDEGELFIGCAGGIDSVAEFTYREVDVPSGYFFCKVQVKGLKGGHSGGDIHLGRGNANKLLNRFLNRTFKKYDAYLCEIDGGNLRNAIAREAHAVIAIPEADKHALRTDLNIFAAEAEAEYAVADPDLQFTLESESHRTKAIDKDTANHLLQALYAVPHGVYAMSQDIPGLVETSTNLASVKMKPGNIIRIETSQRSSTESSKQDIATMVRTVFEMAGANVSFGDGYPGWKPNPHSEILEVAAESYKRLFGVDAQIKAIHAGLECGLFLDKYPSLDMISFGPTLQGVHSPDERMLIPTVQKFWDHLLDILKHIPAKH, encoded by the coding sequence ATGGAAAAAAAAGACTTGAAACCGGCCGGCGTATTCCACTATTTTGAGGAAATATGCCAAGTTCCGCGTCCTTCCAAAAAGGAAGAAAAGATTATCGCTTTTCTAAAAGCATTCGGAGAGAAACATAAGTTGGAAACAAAGGTAGATGAAGCCGGAAACGTACTGATTAAGAAACCGGCTACACCGGGTATGGAGAACCGAAAGACCGTCGTACTGCAATCTCATGTGGACATGGTATGCGAAAAAAACAACGATGTCGAACATGACTTCCTCACCGACCCTATTGAAACAGAAATAGACGGCGAATGGCTGAAAGCCAAAGGGACCACGCTGGGAGCCGATAACGGTATCGGTGTAGCAACCGAACTGGCTATTCTTGCCGACGACAGCATTGAACATGGCCCCATCGAATGTCTGTTCACTGTCGATGAGGAAACCGGACTGACCGGTGCTTTTGCCTTGCAAGAAGGTTTTATGAGTGGCGATATTCTCCTGAACCTCGATTCCGAAGACGAAGGAGAGCTTTTCATCGGCTGTGCCGGTGGCATAGACTCTGTGGCCGAGTTTACTTATCGGGAAGTGGATGTACCTTCCGGATATTTCTTCTGCAAGGTACAGGTAAAAGGACTTAAAGGCGGACATTCCGGTGGTGATATTCATTTAGGACGCGGCAATGCCAACAAGTTATTGAACCGCTTCCTGAACCGGACTTTCAAAAAATACGATGCATATCTCTGCGAGATAGACGGAGGTAACCTGCGTAACGCCATTGCACGCGAGGCACATGCTGTTATAGCCATCCCCGAAGCCGACAAACACGCGCTGCGCACTGACCTAAACATATTTGCTGCGGAAGCAGAAGCAGAGTATGCAGTAGCCGATCCTGATTTACAGTTCACACTTGAGTCAGAATCCCACCGTACAAAAGCCATTGACAAAGACACTGCCAACCATCTGCTGCAAGCTCTTTATGCCGTTCCTCATGGAGTATATGCTATGAGCCAGGATATTCCGGGCCTGGTAGAAACATCCACCAACTTGGCATCCGTAAAGATGAAACCGGGTAATATTATCCGTATTGAGACAAGCCAACGCAGTTCTACCGAATCTTCCAAACAAGACATCGCCACTATGGTACGTACCGTATTCGAAATGGCAGGGGCCAACGTTTCTTTCGGCGACGGCTATCCGGGCTGGAAGCCCAATCCTCACTCGGAAATTCTGGAAGTGGCAGCGGAATCATACAAACGCCTGTTCGGTGTAGATGCCCAAATCAAGGCTATCCACGCCGGATTGGAATGTGGATTATTCCTCGACAAATATCCCTCTTTGGATATGATTTCCTTTGGTCCGACTTTACAAGGAGTACACTCTCCCGATGAACGGATGCTTATCCCCACCGTACAGAAATTCTGGGATCATCTGCTGGATATATTGAAGCATATCCCTGCCAAACATTAA
- a CDS encoding class I mannose-6-phosphate isomerase encodes MRKSNYDKFPVTMINGNIMQGWSDIRSVLEGKIKENRILAVDCYTGVYEDELVGELTKISAQIILVRDLYKSESMLIQMTERFMTTDVLFGYVTNLCLTDYFDMEKLDAARKKIAELDIPVIIIGTGAALVAPEATLVYADMARWEIQQRFRRHEVKALGIDNREEPVSLQYKRGYFNDWRICDHYKDTLFTKVDFWLDTHIAGHPKMIDRETFFCGIEKTASGPFRVVPFFDPAPWGGQWMKDVCDLDRSKQNFGWCFDCVPEENSLYFEVNGVRFELPSVDLVLLKSKEVLGEPVEARFGKDFPIRFDFLDTMGGGNLSLQVHPTTQFIRDNFGMCYTQDESYYLLDAGEDAVVYLGVKNGVDGKAMIDDLEKAQRGEIVFDAEKYVNKIPARKHDHFLIPGGTIHCSGSNSMVLEISSTPNLFTFKLWDWQRLGLDGKPRPINVERGKHVINWNRDTDYVYERLRNHVTRIAEGEGWIEERTGLHENEFIETRRHRFTEPVLHSTNNSVNVFNLLEGEEAVIESPSGAFEPFVVHYAETFIIPACAKEYTIRPYGKAEGKECVTIKAYVRF; translated from the coding sequence ATGAGAAAATCAAATTATGACAAATTCCCTGTTACGATGATTAATGGTAATATTATGCAGGGATGGAGTGATATCCGTAGTGTTTTAGAGGGTAAGATAAAAGAAAATCGTATTCTTGCTGTTGATTGTTATACAGGAGTTTATGAGGATGAATTGGTGGGGGAACTGACAAAAATCTCCGCGCAAATAATATTGGTACGTGATTTGTATAAGTCGGAGAGTATGTTGATACAAATGACGGAGCGCTTTATGACAACCGATGTATTGTTTGGTTATGTAACAAATTTGTGCTTGACTGATTATTTTGATATGGAGAAATTGGACGCTGCAAGGAAAAAAATTGCAGAGTTGGATATTCCTGTCATTATAATAGGTACGGGTGCTGCTTTGGTTGCACCTGAAGCAACGTTGGTATATGCGGATATGGCCCGTTGGGAAATACAGCAGCGTTTCCGTCGTCATGAAGTGAAGGCTTTGGGTATTGATAACCGGGAAGAACCTGTCTCTTTGCAGTATAAGCGCGGATATTTTAACGATTGGCGTATTTGTGATCATTATAAAGATACGCTGTTTACGAAAGTTGATTTTTGGTTGGATACGCATATTGCCGGACATCCTAAAATGATTGATCGTGAAACATTCTTTTGTGGTATAGAGAAAACGGCTTCCGGACCTTTTCGTGTAGTTCCGTTTTTCGATCCGGCTCCATGGGGTGGACAGTGGATGAAAGATGTTTGTGATTTGGATCGTAGTAAGCAGAATTTTGGTTGGTGTTTTGACTGTGTTCCTGAAGAGAATAGCTTATATTTTGAGGTAAATGGAGTACGGTTTGAATTACCCTCTGTGGATTTGGTTTTATTGAAGAGTAAGGAAGTTTTAGGTGAACCGGTAGAGGCACGTTTTGGAAAAGATTTCCCAATCCGTTTTGATTTTCTTGATACAATGGGAGGGGGAAATCTGAGTTTGCAGGTTCATCCTACAACTCAGTTTATTCGTGACAATTTTGGCATGTGTTATACACAGGACGAGAGTTATTATTTACTTGATGCGGGAGAAGATGCTGTTGTTTACTTGGGTGTAAAGAATGGAGTAGATGGTAAGGCTATGATTGACGATTTGGAAAAGGCTCAACGTGGAGAAATTGTTTTTGATGCAGAGAAGTATGTAAATAAAATTCCCGCTCGCAAACACGATCATTTTCTGATTCCTGGCGGAACGATTCATTGTTCTGGTTCAAATAGCATGGTGCTTGAAATTAGTTCGACTCCAAACTTGTTTACATTCAAACTCTGGGATTGGCAACGCTTAGGATTAGATGGAAAGCCGCGCCCTATAAATGTGGAACGTGGTAAGCATGTTATCAATTGGAATAGAGATACAGACTATGTATATGAACGTTTGCGTAATCATGTGACTCGGATAGCAGAAGGCGAGGGCTGGATAGAAGAACGTACTGGATTGCATGAAAATGAGTTCATTGAAACACGTAGGCATCGTTTCACCGAACCGGTTCTTCATAGTACCAATAATAGTGTGAACGTGTTTAACTTGCTTGAAGGGGAAGAAGCTGTCATTGAAAGTCCGTCCGGAGCTTTTGAACCATTTGTTGTTCACTATGCGGAAACTTTTATTATTCCGGCTTGTGCAAAGGAATATACGATTCGCCCATATGGTAAAGCAGAGGGCAAAGAGTGTGTAACAATAAAAGCATACGTGCGTTTCTAA
- a CDS encoding phosphatase PAP2 family protein: MILADVLSGLVEMDTDLLLAINGARAEWADFFMYAFSGKWIWVPLYAAILYVIVRNLHWKVAIGCAVAIALTITFADQIGATVIRPLVCRLRPANLENPVSEFVHIVNGYRGGRYGFPSCHAANTFGLAFFLFYLFRNRALNWFIMIWALLTCYSRSYLGVHYPGDLLAGALVGFAGASLCYWLFSRLCKYERKEDYKHIYVPIWVGGATVLGILAYALIRTLL; encoded by the coding sequence ATGATATTAGCAGATGTTTTATCGGGGTTGGTGGAAATGGATACCGACCTGTTGCTCGCAATCAACGGAGCACGTGCGGAGTGGGCGGACTTTTTCATGTATGCCTTTAGTGGAAAATGGATCTGGGTGCCGCTGTACGCAGCAATTCTCTATGTGATAGTACGTAATTTGCATTGGAAAGTTGCCATAGGCTGTGCCGTAGCTATTGCGCTGACCATTACTTTTGCCGATCAGATAGGGGCGACTGTTATCCGGCCGTTGGTGTGCCGCCTTCGTCCGGCCAATCTGGAGAATCCTGTTTCGGAATTTGTGCATATCGTGAACGGTTATAGGGGTGGGAGATATGGCTTCCCTTCCTGCCATGCCGCCAATACATTCGGACTGGCTTTCTTCTTGTTTTATCTGTTCCGCAACCGGGCCTTGAACTGGTTCATTATGATATGGGCTCTGCTGACGTGTTATTCCCGTTCTTATTTGGGAGTACACTATCCGGGGGACTTGCTGGCAGGTGCTTTGGTGGGCTTTGCTGGGGCGTCTCTCTGCTATTGGCTTTTCAGCCGGTTGTGCAAGTATGAGCGGAAAGAAGATTATAAGCATATTTATGTTCCCATTTGGGTTGGGGGAGCTACGGTGCTCGGTATACTGGCCTATGCGCTGATACGCACCTTGTTGTAG
- a CDS encoding OmpH family outer membrane protein yields the protein MKRLNYLVNGLAALALIVLFSQCAGKADNQAANASTQAAGLSGMKIAYVEIDTLLAKYNYCVDLNEAMVKKSENVRLTLNQKAKDLDRQKQEFQTKVQNNAYLTQERAQQEYNRIAKLEQDLQNLGNKLQSELMSENEKNSLQLRDSINAFLKEYNKTRGYSMIISNTGFDNLLYADSIYNITREILEGLNARYSSPVKK from the coding sequence ATGAAGAGATTAAACTACCTCGTAAACGGTTTGGCAGCTCTTGCACTAATCGTTTTATTTTCTCAATGCGCTGGTAAAGCAGATAATCAAGCAGCAAATGCTTCAACACAAGCAGCCGGATTGTCCGGAATGAAAATCGCTTATGTAGAAATAGATACGCTTTTGGCTAAATATAACTATTGCGTCGATTTGAATGAAGCAATGGTGAAGAAGAGCGAGAATGTACGTTTGACTTTGAACCAGAAAGCCAAAGATCTTGACCGTCAGAAACAAGAGTTCCAGACAAAAGTTCAGAACAATGCTTACCTCACACAGGAACGTGCCCAACAAGAATACAACCGTATTGCTAAATTGGAGCAGGACTTGCAGAACTTGGGTAATAAATTGCAGTCAGAACTGATGAGCGAAAACGAAAAAAACAGTCTGCAATTGCGTGACTCTATCAATGCTTTCCTGAAAGAGTATAATAAAACGAGAGGTTATAGCATGATTATCAGTAATACTGGTTTTGATAATCTGTTGTATGCTGACAGTATTTATAATATAACTCGCGAAATCTTGGAAGGTCTGAATGCCAGATATTCATCTCCGGTTAAGAAATAA
- a CDS encoding LTA synthase family protein, which produces MKERLIGFLKTYFLFVCIFMLQKPLFMFFYQTLYEGASWTEWFRVIWHGLPLDLSLAGYLTAVPGLLFIGSAWGLSNLLRRIWCGYFIFVSVLLSVIFTVDLGLYEYWGFRLDATPLFYFFSSPKDAVASVSVWMVVGGILAMGVYAAVLYGIFHRLLLRKAVFGRMKVPYRRLRVSGVLLLLTGLLFIPIRGGFTVSTMNTGKVYFSTNQRLNHAAINPAFSLMESLSKQKDFGKQYRFMEAAAADRIFSGLVDPAVLRKDSAPADSLRQTPDSLHSLFTTQRPDVLLVILESFSSRLMTALGGEPDVAVQLDSLAQEGVLFTNFYANSFRTDRGLVAILSGYPAQPTTSIMKYPRKTQSMPAIAGSLKKAGYETKYYYGGDADFTNMRSYLMSSGFEDIVADQDFPVSERLSKWGVHDHLVFRRLLDDLRMEATDSTQAEKHAPHFRVLQTSSSHEPFEVPYSRLENKRLNAFAYTDSCVGDFVKQFRELPQWKNTVIVFVPDHLGSYPEHIGNLEIARYQIPLLMVGGAVCEPGRVDVYGSQQDIAATLLAQLSLPHGEFTFSKDMLNPDSPHFAFFTVPDAFGFVTPDNQLIFNNEANGIAVDEGPEKGQNLLRGQAYLQKLYDDIAKR; this is translated from the coding sequence ATGAAAGAAAGACTGATAGGATTCCTCAAGACATATTTTTTGTTTGTCTGCATATTTATGTTGCAGAAGCCGTTGTTTATGTTCTTCTACCAAACCTTGTACGAGGGCGCCTCGTGGACGGAATGGTTTCGTGTGATTTGGCATGGGTTGCCGCTGGACTTATCCCTTGCAGGATATCTGACGGCTGTTCCCGGATTACTTTTTATAGGTTCTGCATGGGGGTTGTCCAATCTTCTTCGCCGTATATGGTGCGGCTATTTTATTTTTGTTTCTGTCTTACTCTCTGTCATATTCACCGTCGATTTGGGATTGTATGAATATTGGGGCTTCCGGCTGGATGCTACCCCTTTGTTCTACTTCTTTTCCTCTCCCAAAGATGCGGTGGCGAGTGTCAGCGTCTGGATGGTGGTCGGAGGGATTCTTGCAATGGGCGTCTATGCGGCGGTTTTATATGGAATATTCCATCGGCTGCTGTTGCGGAAAGCCGTTTTCGGACGGATGAAGGTACCTTACCGGCGTTTGAGAGTATCGGGTGTCCTGTTACTGCTGACCGGGTTGCTGTTCATTCCGATTCGTGGCGGGTTTACGGTATCTACCATGAATACGGGAAAGGTGTATTTCAGCACGAACCAGCGTCTGAACCATGCTGCCATAAATCCGGCTTTCAGTCTGATGGAGTCTCTTTCCAAACAAAAGGATTTCGGAAAGCAGTATCGCTTTATGGAAGCTGCTGCCGCAGATCGCATTTTCTCCGGTTTAGTGGATCCTGCCGTTTTAAGAAAAGATTCTGCACCGGCCGACTCTTTACGGCAAACCCCGGACTCCCTGCACTCATTGTTTACGACACAGCGCCCCGATGTGCTTTTGGTAATATTGGAAAGCTTTTCATCTCGATTGATGACTGCATTGGGAGGAGAGCCGGATGTAGCTGTGCAGTTGGATAGTCTGGCGCAGGAAGGAGTGCTTTTTACCAATTTCTATGCAAACAGCTTCCGCACCGATCGCGGACTGGTCGCCATCTTGAGTGGCTACCCGGCGCAACCCACCACCAGTATCATGAAGTATCCGCGTAAGACGCAGTCTATGCCTGCCATTGCCGGTAGCTTGAAGAAAGCCGGTTACGAGACGAAATACTACTATGGCGGCGACGCGGACTTCACCAATATGCGCTCTTACCTGATGTCGTCCGGCTTTGAGGATATTGTTGCCGACCAGGACTTTCCGGTGTCGGAACGTTTGAGCAAGTGGGGAGTGCACGATCACCTTGTGTTCCGCCGCTTACTGGATGATTTGCGGATGGAAGCAACGGATAGCACTCAGGCAGAGAAGCATGCACCGCATTTTCGCGTGTTGCAGACTTCCAGCAGCCATGAGCCGTTTGAGGTTCCTTACAGCCGTTTGGAGAACAAGCGCCTGAACGCTTTTGCATATACGGACAGTTGTGTCGGTGATTTTGTAAAGCAATTCCGAGAACTTCCGCAGTGGAAAAATACAGTGATTGTGTTTGTACCCGATCATTTGGGATCTTATCCCGAACATATCGGCAATCTTGAAATAGCCCGTTACCAGATTCCTCTGTTGATGGTGGGCGGGGCAGTATGCGAGCCGGGACGTGTGGATGTTTACGGTTCACAGCAGGATATTGCCGCTACCTTATTGGCGCAACTGTCATTGCCGCATGGTGAGTTTACGTTCAGTAAAGATATGCTCAATCCTGATTCTCCTCATTTCGCTTTTTTCACTGTGCCTGACGCTTTCGGTTTTGTGACGCCTGACAATCAATTGATATTTAATAATGAAGCGAATGGTATTGCTGTGGATGAAGGACCGGAGAAAGGACAAAACCTGCTGCGGGGACAAGCTTATTTGCAGAAATTGTATGACGATATAGCCAAAAGATAG
- a CDS encoding endonuclease/exonuclease/phosphatase family protein has translation MDIPTTEYKEKMRSDRRSAPLLFIPVAALVFLAFLSSAPLYGQIKKDTLTFRIMGYNVENLFDCRHDTLKNDYEFLPDAVRHWNYFKYKKKLDAIARVIIAVGKWTPPALVALCEVENDSVLHDLTRYSILREAGYRYVITHSPDERGIDVALLYQRGIFKLLSSQSLPVTGLHKSSRPTRDILHVSGLLLNRDTLDVFVAHFPSRSGGAKASEPYRLLAAQRLKNATDSLFHVRTHPQIIIMGDFNDYPGNKSVQKILKAGIPPAETDSLKSQMLYHLLARKSAANKHFGSYKYQGEWGLLDHIILSGNLLTATSPLYTAEDKADVFHAPFLLTEDKKYGDNQPFRTYYGMKYQAGYSDHLPVWAEFRLLY, from the coding sequence ATGGACATACCAACAACGGAATATAAAGAAAAGATGCGGAGTGACAGAAGAAGTGCTCCGCTTCTTTTTATTCCTGTAGCCGCTTTGGTCTTTCTCGCTTTCTTATCATCTGCTCCGCTATACGGACAAATAAAGAAAGACACACTCACTTTTCGCATCATGGGCTACAACGTAGAGAATTTGTTTGATTGCCGCCATGATACTCTGAAAAACGATTACGAGTTCCTACCGGATGCCGTCCGTCACTGGAATTATTTTAAATACAAGAAAAAATTAGATGCCATTGCACGTGTCATCATTGCCGTAGGTAAATGGACACCACCTGCATTAGTGGCGCTCTGCGAAGTAGAGAATGACAGTGTACTGCATGACCTCACCCGTTACTCCATCCTGCGGGAGGCCGGCTACCGTTATGTCATTACCCATTCCCCCGATGAACGGGGCATTGATGTGGCATTACTTTATCAAAGAGGAATATTCAAACTACTTTCCAGCCAAAGCCTTCCGGTAACCGGACTTCACAAAAGCAGCCGTCCTACACGCGACATACTTCATGTAAGCGGCTTACTTTTGAACCGCGACACTTTAGATGTATTCGTCGCCCATTTCCCATCCCGTTCCGGCGGAGCAAAAGCATCCGAACCTTATCGCCTGCTGGCAGCACAAAGATTGAAAAATGCAACAGACAGTCTGTTTCATGTCCGCACCCATCCTCAAATTATCATCATGGGCGATTTCAACGACTATCCCGGCAACAAGTCTGTGCAAAAGATACTAAAAGCCGGAATACCACCCGCAGAAACAGACTCACTGAAATCTCAAATGCTTTATCACCTTTTGGCAAGGAAAAGCGCTGCAAACAAGCATTTCGGAAGCTACAAATATCAGGGAGAATGGGGGTTGCTCGACCATATCATCCTTTCGGGCAATCTGCTAACGGCAACTTCCCCTCTATATACCGCAGAAGACAAAGCCGATGTTTTCCATGCTCCCTTTCTTCTGACCGAAGACAAGAAATACGGAGACAATCAACCTTTCCGTACCTACTATGGCATGAAATACCAGGCGGGATACAGCGACCACCTTCCCGTATGGGCAGAATTCAGGTTACTATATTAG
- a CDS encoding ROK family protein: MYEHDKRVVLTLDAGGTNFVFSAIQGNSQIIAPISFPSVSDNLDKCLANLLTGFDTVMKKLETLPVAISFAFPGPADYRNGVIGGNLPNFPSFRNGVALGPFLQHHYGIPVFIENDGNLFAYGEALSGALPMVNQQLSISGNTREYKNLLGITLGTGFGAGVVINNCLLNGDNGCGGDTWLMRNKKYPNMIAEESVSIRAVKRVYAELSGVKDKSLTPKDIFDIAEGIKEGDRQAAVASFGEMGEMAGSAIASALNIVDGLVVIGGGLAGASRYILPALIAELRSSVSMFSGETFPCVQMDVYNWEDEVERKDFLAPCDREVYIPGTEIKVPYNYSKRIAVLCSREGTSCSIMRGAYAYALQSIDN, encoded by the coding sequence ATGTATGAACATGATAAACGTGTGGTATTAACGTTGGATGCAGGAGGAACAAATTTTGTTTTTTCTGCCATTCAGGGGAATAGCCAAATTATAGCTCCGATTAGTTTTCCATCTGTTTCGGATAACTTGGACAAGTGCCTTGCTAACTTACTGACAGGTTTCGATACTGTAATGAAGAAATTGGAAACTTTACCAGTTGCTATCAGTTTTGCTTTTCCTGGTCCTGCAGATTATAGGAATGGAGTAATAGGAGGAAATCTTCCTAATTTTCCTTCTTTTCGGAATGGAGTTGCATTAGGCCCTTTCCTACAACATCACTATGGGATTCCGGTATTTATAGAAAATGATGGTAACTTGTTTGCCTATGGAGAAGCCTTATCGGGTGCACTCCCTATGGTAAATCAGCAGCTTTCTATTTCAGGAAATACGCGTGAATATAAGAATTTGCTAGGAATAACCTTAGGTACCGGTTTTGGGGCAGGAGTGGTTATCAACAATTGTTTACTTAACGGTGACAATGGTTGTGGTGGGGATACATGGCTGATGCGTAATAAGAAATATCCTAATATGATAGCTGAAGAAAGTGTCAGTATTCGTGCGGTGAAGCGTGTCTATGCTGAGTTATCTGGCGTAAAAGATAAGAGCCTGACTCCCAAAGATATATTTGATATTGCTGAGGGAATAAAGGAAGGAGACCGGCAGGCAGCGGTGGCAAGCTTTGGTGAAATGGGAGAAATGGCGGGTAGCGCTATAGCCTCGGCACTGAATATTGTAGATGGTCTAGTTGTGATTGGAGGGGGATTGGCAGGAGCTTCGCGCTATATTCTCCCGGCATTGATAGCAGAACTGCGTTCCTCTGTTTCCATGTTCTCTGGAGAAACTTTCCCTTGTGTACAAATGGATGTTTATAATTGGGAAGATGAGGTTGAGAGAAAGGATTTTCTTGCTCCTTGCGATAGGGAGGTATACATTCCCGGTACGGAAATTAAGGTTCCTTATAATTATTCGAAACGAATTGCCGTATTGTGTAGTCGGGAAGGAACAAGCTGCTCTATCATGCGTGGGGCTTATGCATATGCATTGCAATCAATAGATAATTAA
- a CDS encoding GntR family transcriptional regulator, producing the protein MQIDHNSSKPLHAQAEEILRNLIDSEEYKTGKYLPNEVELSQKLNISRNTLRQAINKLVFEGLLVRKKGVGTKVAQKGILGGVKNWLSFSQEMKMLGIEIRNFELHISRKKPTEDICNFFEITPNTSPKCIVLERVRGKKEYPFVYFISYFNPSTPLTGEEDFTRPLYELLEKDYNIIVKTSKEKISARLAGEAIAEKLDIKPTAPILIRERFVYDINQIPIEYNIGYYRADSFTYTIEAER; encoded by the coding sequence ATGCAGATAGATCACAATAGCAGCAAACCCCTCCATGCACAAGCAGAGGAGATCCTTCGCAATCTAATTGATTCTGAAGAATATAAAACAGGCAAATACCTGCCTAATGAAGTAGAACTTTCACAAAAGCTGAATATTTCTCGAAATACGCTAAGACAAGCTATCAACAAACTTGTATTCGAAGGTTTGTTGGTACGTAAAAAAGGAGTAGGTACAAAAGTTGCACAAAAAGGGATCTTGGGAGGAGTAAAAAATTGGTTGAGTTTTTCTCAAGAAATGAAGATGCTAGGTATAGAGATACGCAATTTCGAGCTACACATTAGCCGGAAAAAACCAACAGAAGATATTTGTAACTTTTTTGAGATAACTCCCAATACTTCCCCTAAGTGTATCGTACTGGAAAGAGTACGAGGAAAGAAAGAGTATCCATTTGTTTACTTCATCTCCTACTTTAACCCAAGTACCCCCTTAACCGGTGAAGAAGATTTCACACGTCCTTTATATGAGTTATTAGAAAAAGACTACAACATTATTGTAAAGACAAGTAAAGAAAAGATTTCTGCCAGACTTGCAGGAGAGGCCATTGCAGAAAAACTAGATATCAAACCAACAGCTCCCATCCTGATTCGGGAACGTTTTGTTTACGATATTAACCAAATACCTATTGAATATAATATAGGCTATTACAGAGCAGACAGTTTTACTTATACAATAGAAGCTGAAAGATAA
- a CDS encoding mechanosensitive ion channel family protein has translation MMSLGSWMNEILIDWGIDPKLANMFDETIIAVLMIGVSIGLDYLCQAIFVGGMRRYTKRAPHQWNTLLMKRKVVHHLIHVLPGILVYFLLPLAFVRGKEILDFSQKICAVYIIAAILFTINGLLLVMLDVYNAKDKQKSRPMKGFVQVLQVLLFFIGGIIIIAVLLDKSPMTLFAGLGASAAVLMLVFKDSILGFVAGVQLSANDMLRIGDWISLPNDTANGTVEEITLNTVKIRNWDNTISTVPPYTLVNNSFQNWRGMQESGGRRVNKNIYLDMTTLKFCTPDMLDVIRKDVPLMADYQPAEGEVPTNAQLYRIYIERYLRSLPVVNQDLDLIISQKEPTTYGVPVQVYFFSRNKVWKEYERIQSDIFDHLLVMVGKFDLKLYQYSD, from the coding sequence ATGATGAGCTTAGGAAGCTGGATGAACGAAATCCTCATTGATTGGGGAATAGACCCGAAACTTGCGAATATGTTTGACGAAACTATTATAGCCGTATTGATGATAGGTGTGTCAATAGGGCTGGATTACCTGTGTCAGGCTATATTTGTGGGAGGAATGAGGCGTTATACGAAACGTGCGCCCCATCAGTGGAATACACTCCTGATGAAACGTAAGGTGGTGCATCATCTTATTCATGTCTTGCCAGGCATATTGGTCTATTTTTTATTGCCCTTGGCATTTGTACGGGGAAAGGAAATCTTGGACTTCTCACAGAAAATATGTGCGGTATATATCATTGCTGCAATTCTGTTTACCATCAACGGCTTGCTGCTGGTGATGCTGGATGTGTATAATGCAAAGGACAAGCAGAAGAGCCGTCCTATGAAAGGCTTTGTGCAGGTTCTTCAGGTACTGTTGTTTTTTATCGGCGGGATTATTATAATTGCCGTACTCTTGGATAAGTCTCCGATGACATTGTTTGCTGGTTTGGGGGCATCGGCGGCTGTGCTGATGTTGGTGTTCAAAGACAGTATTCTTGGATTTGTGGCGGGCGTGCAACTCTCTGCCAATGACATGCTGCGTATTGGCGACTGGATATCCCTGCCCAACGATACCGCCAATGGAACAGTGGAGGAGATCACGCTGAATACGGTGAAGATACGTAATTGGGATAATACAATCTCAACAGTACCTCCTTATACATTAGTGAACAATTCTTTTCAGAACTGGCGCGGAATGCAGGAGAGCGGCGGGCGTCGTGTGAATAAGAACATTTATCTGGATATGACTACCCTTAAGTTCTGCACTCCCGACATGCTGGATGTCATTCGTAAGGATGTTCCTCTGATGGCGGATTATCAGCCGGCAGAAGGAGAAGTGCCCACCAATGCCCAGCTTTATCGTATCTATATTGAACGCTATCTGCGCAGCCTTCCGGTGGTGAATCAGGATTTGGATTTAATTATCAGCCAGAAAGAACCTACAACTTATGGAGTCCCTGTTCAGGTCTATTTCTTTTCGCGTAATAAGGTGTGGAAAGAATATGAACGTATTCAGTCCGACATATTCGATCATTTGTTGGTCATGGTCGGCAAGTTCGATTTGAAACTGTATCAGTATTCCGACTAA